The Fusarium musae strain F31 chromosome 10, whole genome shotgun sequence DNA window CGGagaccatcttctcaaagaatGATCAAAGCGTGAGTCATCGTAGATGATCTCGGTGACTTTGAGCCGAAAAATATCATGATTCGCAATCAAGGTAAAGACCTCAATGTCGCGCGGATTAGCGGATATGAATACGCGGTTGAAGCGTGGGAGAGAGATGTTCCCGAGATAAGAGCAAGTTAGGCGGAGATGCTTGATATCAGCGTTAGGCAGTGTGTAGATGACTTGGTACAGAATCTCGGGATGGAGACGCTTGAGAATACCAAGATTTCGGCGCCTTTGGTCATGTGAGTCCATTATGATAGATGCCGCGTCATTAAGTGTATTGTgtataaagataaaagtaagtatGAATTGAAATGAGCTCAATTCTTGCTCGGCTAATTTCCTGAGGATTAGCCTGGAGAggggctaggggaggaaagaaaactcaagaccttaaccctaagtgataaaaatatttagctaAATCTACCCTAAGATTAGGGGgctctttactatatttatttaacaccttatattaaggtttgttattttcttgccccctgcGGAAGGGGTACACGAAGCCTGAAGCACTCGAAAGAGTGAGTGGGATTGACACGTGATGACAGCataaataactttacttCGTAAATGTATACAAATCATGGGTATGATACTGACTCAGGACAATATGATGCTGTCTGATCGGTGAAGCATCAGAGTAAAGTATCCTTGCATTCTCTTCATCTAAGTAGCATATCTCCAGTGAGGATGGTCATCGCCCAAGTTATCAGCGTCTGCAGCCTGAAGTCTATGATCCCTCTCTCCACGATCCCTCTTCTTATTCTCCCTGATCGCAAGGAAGTAGAAGGCAGTGCAAGAAATACCACAAATCCACACCATACCAAGACTAACtcccagtccagtccagtacTCAGGAGCCTCACGTGTAAGATAGACATTCGAAGCGACGATGCCACCAAGATTGCCAAAGCCAACTTGCGATGCTGAGGCAATGGAGCGTTTGTAGTGCCCGCCCATGGTGTTGGACAACCATCCGAGAATGACGGGCTGCGTGATGTAGCCACCTGtgacgagaaggaagagCGAAAAGTATCGTGCTCCGGTGGggacttggtgttgaaggagaaggagtatGTAGCCGATGCTGGCCATGACGACACCAACCATGGTGAAGCCGTAGCGATGGCGGATACGGTCGGCGAGATATGCGGATGAAAGACAGCCAATGGTTGCAACGACGTAAACTGGGATAGTGAGTACTTGTGCACGCTCGGCGGCGTAGCCCATTTCTCGGAGGATGGTAGGGATGAAGAACTACAACAGTCAGCACAGCTGTTATTATCAGGGTAGGCTGTCATCTTACTGAGCCAGCGTATCCGTTATTGACAATACCAAAGTATGCCAAAGTGCCGAGATAGATCTTCCAGTCGGTCAAGATCCTCTTCCAAGCTGCCTTGTTGAGATGGTCCATCCTGgcatcaccagcatcatcGGATAGTCGAGCGACAAGTCTAGATCGTTCTTCATCGTTGAGGAACGAAGCTGTCTCTGGCCAATCGGGAATCCACCATTTGGAAATGACACCGGCCACCACTGTGAGAAGTccctcgaggatgaagatcctATAAATTGTTAGCAGATTGTTGCTTGACGGGAAAGTGAGGACATACCAGCGCCATGCTTCAAGGCCACCGACATCATGCATCTTGGCAATAGCGAACGCCAGAAGGCCAGAGAAGGCGCCCGCCAGGATAGCAGCACTGAAGAACAGCGACATGCGCCATTGAACCTCGTAGCGTCTGTAGTACATGCTGATAAGATAGACACAGCCTGGGACGATTCCAGCTTCGAAGAAGCCGAGAAGTGCGCGGCAAGCGATAAGACCGGGTACGTTTTTGACGAGGCCCATCCCGATAGTTGAGATGCCTAAGGTATTTAGGTGGTCAGCCACTGGCTAAGCGCAGTTAGAGTGCTCTAACATACCCCAGAGAACGGTGATTCCCCCTAGCCAAAGAGAAGGCGAAATTCTCTTGATTACGATGTTGGACGGGACTTCGAAGATGATGTACTGCAAAGTTGGAGTCAGAATCTGCTATGCTTTTATCGGGATCGATCGACGTAcagggatgaagaagacgaagagagCCATGTTGTAGTCGGCACCAGTCATCTTGAGATCCTCCGTCATTCCTTGGATCTTTGCGTTGCCTAGATTGGAAGATCAGCTTCAACCCTTCCACGCAAGCATATCGCGTCAAGGCAACATACCGATATTGGTTCTATCcataaaggaaaggaaataaatgACCATCAGGGGAGGAAGCAATCGAACGTCACACTTGCGCAAAAGCTTCTTGGTAGCCTCCGACTCCTCAGGTGTTTGCTCCACGGTAGACGCACCACCCTTGAGGGAGGCATGGTCAAAGGCAGCTTTCTCGTTGGCGAggtcagccatgatggaagagaagagtgTGAATTGAGTAgtgctgagctgagctgtgTGGTGATGCGGATTGAACAGGGTGGTGCATGGCGTCCCTTCTTATGGAAATGAGCGGCCAGCCTGTTGCTTCAGTAGGTCTTGGATCCTTGGGGGTTGCGTTGGCACTGGACGGAAAGGGATTTAGATCGACGCTTTCAAGAGGTATAGCCCAGTGCGGGGTGTGGAGGGCGCGCGGGGGGACTGGGGACGCTCCCCCGCGTGATGGAAGTGTGTTCCCGGGGTAGCGAGATCATAGACGACAGAGTAGGACCATGAAAAGGCTGCATGGGATATGTCACCATTGATCATATCCAAGAAACAGAGACATGTCATTGTTGGCCTGTAATTCCAAATACCTGTTAACCGATACAGCACCTTTTGACAGACCGGGTCATTCCCGAAGGTGCAGGATACAGGAATGGGAGATACCGCCAAGGTTAACCGACGGGACCTGGACCTCCATGTGACGTGCTCCCTGGCTATTGACTCAAATACAGCTAGCAAGAACGGCCTTGTCAGTCGGGAATACTGCCTAGTGCTTCTTGGCCCCTGTCTTTGAAGATATGTGAACCAACGAGATTGGCTGGTCAAGCATGCATCGGTTAGCGAAAACTCCATGTGTTTTCTCGCTTAGTCTATTGGAGGCTGCACTATCAATTCTTGGGTTGGAGCCGTCGGGCCCAAGCCAGATTTTCGCGTTGGTTCATGATAATGCTGCTGATTTGAACCATCCGGAACCTTTGCAATTACAAACTTGACTCAGTATTCATGTAGAAGAATAGGTAGCGGGTGATAAATCGATACAATGATGCTCACTGTAGAGTCCAATAATACCATAGTCACAGACATGACTCCCTAAAAAGTGATTTAGTTGAATAGTACTCAATTCCTGACTCGCTGCCGTAAATCGGCGTCTGTCGTGTTCCCGGAAGTGGGGATTGCGCTTCTACTGCCGAAGTCAGTTGCCAGAGCCGATCCCCCGCTCGGGAACCAACCGTGACTGGGGAACTCCTCTTCGGATGGATCCCGCACTGCAACATTAAACGAAAAGAAAGACCTCATGAAATTGGCCCAAATTACATAAACCACTTTATCTGTATCAACATGAGATTAGAAGCTCAAACCACAGAATCAGATCGTACAGATCCTGCATCAGCAAAGCCCAGCATGTACGTAACTCACCAAAATGCTACTACGCATGACTAACGCAGCTCAGGTACACTACATCCTTCGCCTTTTTTGAGGCCCTGGTCGAAGCAGGCGTCAAGAACTGCTTCGTCAATCTCGGGTCTGACCATCCTAGTATTCTTGAGGCCATGGTCAGAGGCCAGCGGGAACTGAAGGATAAATTTCCCAGGATCATCACGTGCCCTAATGAAATGGTTGCGCTGTCCATGGCAGATGGATACGCGAGATTGAGTGGTGAGGCGCAGTGTGTTATTGTGCACGTTGATGTCGGGACTTCTGCTCTCGCGGCTGCTATTCACAACGCTGCTATGGGAAGAGCGCCGGTTTTGATCTTTGCGGGATTATCGCCTTATTCTATTGAGGGAGAACTTCTCGGTTCGAGGACTGAGTTTATGTGAGTCCATTCTCCAGCTTTGCGGAACTTGACTAACGTTGTTAAGCCACTGGATTCAAGATGTTCCTGACCAGAAGCAAATTGTCTCCCAATACTGCCGATATGTCGGTGAGATCAAGACTGGAAAAAACGTTAAGCAAATGGTCCGTCGCGCCCTCCAACTCGCAACAAGCCATCCCCAAGGACCCTCCTATCTCATGGGCGCCCGCGAAGTCATGGAAGAGACAATTGAGCCATACACCATCAACTCCGCCTTCTGGAAACCCGTCGCACCCGCAGCCCTGCCCCAATCTGCCGTGCAAGAAATCGCAGAAGCGTTGGTCAACGCCTCCGACCCATTAGTCATCGTCGGTTTCACAGGTCGAAACCACGCAGCTGTTGAACCTCTTGTCGCACTAGCGAACACCATCAAGGGCTTGAGGGTTCTTGATACGGGATGCTCGGATATGTGCTTCCCTGCTGATCATCCTGGCTGGCTGGGTATGAAGTACGGCGTTGACTCGGCGATTCAGAACGCGGATGTTTTTCTTATTCTGGATTGTGATGTCCCGTGGATTAACAAGCTTTGTAAGCCCAAGAAAGACGCGAGGATCTTtcatcttgatgttgatccgTTGAAGGAGAGCATGTTGGTGTTTTACATTGATGCTGAGCAGCGATATCGCGTTGATGCGGAGACGTCACTGCGACAGATCACAGATTATCTCAGAGCATCGCTGTCTGAGAAACTTGCTACCGCTGAGTTTGATCGTCGGGAACAGGCTCTTCAAAAGTCTTATACAGAGCGTATTCAAGCTCTTGATGCAAAGGCCAAGCCTCTTGATTCAGGAAAGCTTACAACAGACTACGTCTGCTCAACTCTACGCGCCAAGCTACCCGAAGACACAATCTGGGCCGTCGAGGCTATCACAAACATGATCTCAGTCTCAGACCAAATCCGAGCTACAATCCCCGGCCAATGGATCCACTGCGGTGGCGGCGGTCTCGGCTGGTCCGGCGGCGGAGCCCTCGGGATAAAACTCGCCGCCGACGCAGCAGACGCTCTCATCCCCAACAAGCGCAAACGCTACGTTGTTCAAATCGTAGGCGACGGATCATACATGTTCTCTGTACCTTCAAGCGTATACTGGATCTCCGCCCGCTACGGCATCCCCGTTCTAACCATCGTGTTGAACAACCTTGGCTGGAATGCGCCCAAGAGATCGATGTTGCTGGTTCATCCTGATGGACCTGCTTCGAGGGCGACGAATGAGGAGTTGAATATCTCGTTTGCGCCGAGTCCAGACTATGCGGGTATTGCCAAGGCTGCGAGCAACGGAGTCATCTTTGGTGCGAGGGTCGCTGACATCTCAGAGTTTCAGAGTGCGTTGGCTGGTGCGGTTGAGAGCTTGGATAGAGGCGTGTCTGCTGTGTTGGACGTGGCCATTTAAAGGATTTTTGAGAcaataagtaaaaagtaaatgGCAGACCTTTTCATTACGACATATATATTGACTGCGTGTTCATTAAATACTGTGATGTGAAGCGCCCGTTGTTGAGTTAAACCTTCAAGACAAGCTTCTCGCCACTTGCCCCGGCTCTAAGCATATTGAGCATCTCCTGTGTCGCTTCCAAGCCGCCTTGGATAACGCGAGCCTTTGGCGCAGGCTTGATC harbors:
- a CDS encoding hypothetical protein (EggNog:ENOG41), which gives rise to MRLEAQTTESDRTDPASAKPSMYTTSFAFFEALVEAGVKNCFVNLGSDHPSILEAMVRGQRELKDKFPRIITCPNEMVALSMADGYARLSGEAQCVIVHVDVGTSALAAAIHNAAMGRAPVLIFAGLSPYSIEGELLGSRTEFIHWIQDVPDQKQIVSQYCRYVGEIKTGKNVKQMVRRALQLATSHPQGPSYLMGAREVMEETIEPYTINSAFWKPVAPAALPQSAVQEIAEALVNASDPLVIVGFTGRNHAAVEPLVALANTIKGLRVLDTGCSDMCFPADHPGWLGMKYGVDSAIQNADVFLILDCDVPWINKLCKPKKDARIFHLDVDPLKESMLVFYIDAEQRYRVDAETSLRQITDYLRASLSEKLATAEFDRREQALQKSYTERIQALDAKAKPLDSGKLTTDYVCSTLRAKLPEDTIWAVEAITNMISVSDQIRATIPGQWIHCGGGGLGWSGGGALGIKLAADAADALIPNKRKRYVVQIVGDGSYMFSVPSSVYWISARYGIPVLTIVLNNLGWNAPKRSMLLVHPDGPASRATNEELNISFAPSPDYAGIAKAASNGVIFGARVADISEFQSALAGAVESLDRGVSAVLDVAI